A part of Phaenicophaeus curvirostris isolate KB17595 chromosome 29, BPBGC_Pcur_1.0, whole genome shotgun sequence genomic DNA contains:
- the MRPL9 gene encoding large ribosomal subunit protein bL9m — protein MLGRGAAAAAAGGGGLVRALSLSHGRGTVVVERWWQVPLSKVGRPPRLHPRRHRIYRLVEDTKHLPKAPLELILTQSVENLGNRGDVVSVKKHLGRNKLLPQGLAVYASPENRRLFEEEKKLRQEGKLEAVQTQSGERTIKFLKSCRLEVGMKNNVKWELNAEIVARHFFKNLRVHVPPHSLRLPEEPITRWGEYWCEVTVNGLDTVRVPMDVVQFLRPKTRRYRHWLQQQEAQLAAHRETLL, from the exons ATGCTgggccggggggcggcggcggcggcggcgggcggggggggCCTCGTGCGGGCCCTGAGCCTCAGTCACGGCCGG GGCACGGTGGTGGTGGAGCGGTGGTGGCAGGTCCCGCTTAGCAAGGTGGGGCGGCCGCCACGCCTGCACCCGCGCCGGCACCGCATCTACCGCCTGGTGGAGGACACCAAGCACCTCCCCAAGGCCCCGCTGGAGCTAATCCTCACCCAGTCCGTCGAGA ACCTGGGCAACCGGGGAGATGTGGTCAGTGTGAAGAAGCACCTGGGGCGAAACAAGCTGCTGCCACAGGGGCTGGCGGTCTACGCCTCGCCGGAGAACCGGCGTCTCtttgaggaggagaagaag CTGCGGCAGGAGGGGAAGCTGGAGGCGGTCCAGACCCAGAGCGGGGAGAGG ACCATCAAATTCCTCAAAAGCTGCCGTCTCGAGGTGGGAATGAAAAACAATGTCAAATGGGAGCTGAATGCTGAGATCGTTGCCCgacattttttcaaaaat CTGCGCGTTCACGTCCCTCCCCACTCGCTGCGTCTGCCGGAGGAGCCCATCACACGCTGGGGCGAGTACTGGTGCGAGGTGACG GTGAACGGGCTGGACACGGTGCGGGTGCCGATGGACGTGGTGCAGTTCCTGCGGCCCAAGACGCGGCGCTACCGGCattggctgcagcagcaggaggcgCAGCTGGCGGCGCACAGGGAAACGCTGCTCTGA
- the TDRKH gene encoding tudor and KH domain-containing protein — protein sequence MASRGSWSSLTPLQKAAVLLGIPAGTAVLYILYRRYRETREEQLTLVGDKELELEVRVPRVAVKSLIGRKGATIKKLRWETGAHIKVEDEDEDEEATLLISGSLDQVCRAKAAIHQIVKESTPVSEQLCVPQRAVGRIIGRGGETVQGIQRSSGAKVFCERDAGLAPMRVIQLSGTQKEVAAAKKLIMEKLMEDNAFRKELGESTAARCLRKQPLGSRHEPLCRCQVAGARLPEPGEEEEGSSWDEGSHLSQAPFEEVEDLEDGSDEAEELAAGPEAVVPKFEVPSPDFSFQPDEHLEVYVSAAESPGRFWIQLIGQRSLQLDKLTVEMRQLYQSGTCGAELPVPQPGDIVAAPYLDGGDWHRARVLGEQPDGSLRLRFVDFGDVGEVPSAALRALRSDFLSLPFQAIECSLAGVAPAGAEWDEAALEAFARLTHCAAWQPLLARISSYAAAGIGTRPNVWLYDTLAGESLDVGAELVRLGHAVAQEEQQEDAVLAQDPPDTLDDDLTEPSSS from the exons ATGGCATCGCGGGGCTCCTGGAGCAGCCTGACCCCCCTGCAGAAAGCCGCCGTGCTCCTGGGCATCCCGGCCGGCACCGCCGTCCTCTACATCCTGTACCGCCGCTACCGGGAGACCCGAG aggagcagctgacGCTGGTGGGGGACAAGGAGCTGGAACTCGAGGTGCGAGTGCCCCGAGTAGCTGTCAAATCCCTCATCGGCCGCAAAGGAGCCACCATCAAGAAG CTGCGCTGGGAGACGGGTGCCCACATCAAGGtggaggacgaggacgaggacgaggaggCGACGCTGCTGATCTCAGGCTCCCTCGACCAAGTCTGCCGGGCGAAAGCTGCCATCCACCAGATCGTGAAAGAGAGCACGCCGGTGTCGGAGCAGCTCTGCGTGCCGCAGCGAGCCGTTGGCAGGATTATTG GCCGTGGTGGTGAGACGGTGCAGGGCATCCAGCGCAGCTCAGGGGCCAAAGTGTTCTGCGAGCGCGATGCCGGGCTGGCCCCGATGCGGGTCATCCAGCTCTCGGGCACGCAGAAGGAGGTGGCAGCCGCCAAG AAACTCATCATGGAGAAGCTGATGGAAGACAACGCCTTCCGCAAGGAGCTGGGGGAGTCGACAGCGGCGCGGTGCCTGCGCAAGCAGCCCCTGGGCAGCCGGCACGAGCCGCTGTGCCGATGCCAGGTTGCTGGAGCCAGGCTGCCAGAGCCTGGCGAAGAGGAGGAGGGCTCATCCTGGGATGAGGGCTCGCACCTGAGCCAGGCGCCCTTTGAGGAGGTGGAGGACCTAGAGGATGGGAGCGAcgaggcagaggagctggcgGCGGGGCCTGAGGCAGTGGTGCCGAAATTTGAAG TTCCCAGCCCTGACTTCAGCTTCCAGCCAGACGAGCACCTGGAGGTTTATGTCTCGGCCGCCGAAAGCCCCGGCCGGTTCTGGATCCAGCTCATCGGGCAGcgcagcctccagctggacaAGCTGACGGTTGAGATGCGGCAGCTCTATCAGAGCGGCACCTGCGGG GCAGAGCTCCCGGTCCCTCAGCCTGGGGACATCGTGGCGGCTCCGTACCTGGACGGGGGCGACTGGCACCGCGCACGCGTCCTGGGCGAGCAGCCGGATGGAAGCCTGCGTCTCCGCTTTGTGGATTTTGGGGACGTCGGTGAGGTCCCCTCGGCGGCGTTGAGGGCCCTGCG GAGCGATTTCCTGAGCCTGCCCTTCCAAGCCATCGAGTGCAGCCTGGCTGGTGTTGCGCCTGCCG GGGCCGAGTGGGATGAGGCAGCGCTGGAAGCCTTCGCGCGGCTGACACACTGCGCAGCGTGGCAGCCGCTACTCGCTCGCATCTCCAGCTACGCCGCAGCCGGCATTGGCACCCGGCCCAACGTCTGGCTCTACGACACCCTCGCCGGAGAG AGCTTGGATGTTGGTGCTGAGCTGGTGCGGCTCGGCCACGCGGTTgcccaggaggagcagcaggaggatgcGGTGCTGGCACAGGACCCTCCCGACACTCTGGATGATGACCTGACGGAGCCCAGCTCCAGCTGA
- the RORC gene encoding LOW QUALITY PROTEIN: nuclear receptor ROR-gamma (The sequence of the model RefSeq protein was modified relative to this genomic sequence to represent the inferred CDS: inserted 3 bases in 2 codons) has product MSRQAVKFGRMSKTQRDRLQAEVQQQLAQRAAEGAPTPPPSTPGCPGTRHGTAGGRAGAGGNPAAQLDGDKGHPDGDRDGGSPGFHPHAGVSSLLESPASSGVEIEPLIQNVLRSYRETCQFRGEDLQLRRWETFTREEVCAYQKKSMQEMWQRCAARVTEAIQDVVEFAKRLRGFMDLSQNDQIVLLKAGAMEVVLVRMCRAFNADNRTVFFEGKFAGAELFRSLGCHELIGSIFDFAQSLCALHLSEGEVALLSAIVLVNASRPCLQXQGEGGRAAGTPGSRPPPAAAPDAXREGLLARLPPPGRLRSLCSQHVEQLEAFGRLHPGALPAAFPPLYRELFAPEAETPGSAR; this is encoded by the exons ATGTCCCGCCAGG CCGTCAAGTTCGGCCGCATGTCCAAGACGCAGCGGGACCGGCTGCAGGCTgaggtgcagcagcagctggcgCAGCGCGCGGCCGAGGGGGCCCCCACGCcgccccccagcaccccgggGTGTCCCGGTACCCGCCACGGCACCGCGGGCGGCAGAGCCGGGGCGGGGGGCAACCCTGCGGCACAGCtggatggggacaaggggcatccggatggggacagggatggggggagccCTGGCTTCCACCCCCACGCAGGTGTCAGCAGCCTCCTGGAGTCACCCGCGTCCTCCGGCGTGGAGATCG AGCCTCTCATCCAGAACGTCCTCAGGTCATACCGGGAGACCTGCCAGTTCCGTGGCGAGGACCTGCAGCTCCGGCGCTGGGAAACCTTCACCCGCGAGGAGGTCTGTGCCTACCAGAAAAAG TCGATGCAGGAGATGTGGCAGCGCTGCGCCGCGCGCGTCACCGAGGCCATCCAGGACGTGGTGGAGTTCGCCAAGCGCCTGCGCGGCTTCATGGACCTCAGCCAGAATGACCAGATCGTCCTCCTCAAAGCGG GTGCCATGGAGGTGGTGCTGGTCCGCATGTGCCGAGCCTTCAACGCCGACAACCGGACTGTCTTCTTCGAGGGCAAGTTCGCTGGCGCCGAGCTCTTCCGATCCCTGG GCTGCCACGAGCTCATCGGCTCCATCTTTGACTTCGCCCAGAGCCTCTGCGCTCTGCACCTCTCGGAGGGCGAGGTGGCCCTGCTCAGCGCCATCGTCCTCGTCAACGCCA GCCGGCCATGCCTGC GACAGGGCGAAGGTGGCCGGGCTGCAGGGACGCCTGGAAGCCGCCCTCCGCCAGCTGCTGCGCCGGACGC CCGCGAGGGGCTCCTGGCCAGG CTGCCGCCGCCCGGGCGCCTGCGCTCACTCTGCTCGCAGCACGTGGAGCAGCTCGAGGCTTTCGGCCGCCTGCACCCCGGGGCGCTGCCCGCCGCGTTCCCCCCGCTCTACCGCGAGCTCTTCGCCCCCGAGGCCGAGACCCCCGGCAGCGCCCGCTGA
- the LOC138732066 gene encoding CUGBP Elav-like family member 3 gives MKEPDAIKLFVGQIPRHLEERDLKPLFEQFGKIYELTVIKDKYTGMHKGCAFLTYCARESALKAQSALHEQKTLPGMNRPIQVKPADSESRGEDRKLFVGMLSKQQADEDVRKMFEPFGTIDECTVLRGPDGTSKGCAFVKFQSHAEAQAAIAALHGSRTLPGASSSLVVKFADTEKERGLRRMQQVASQLGMFSPIALQFGAYSAYTQALMQQQAALVAAHSAYLSPMATMAVQMQHMGTVNPNGLIATPLPPSSGTSTPPAMAATPVPAIAAPLSVNGYSPVPAQPAGPPAPDAVYAGGVPPFPAQSPAAPADPLQQAYAGMQHYTAAYPAAYGLVSPAFAPPGPLLAPPPPPQQQQREGPEGCNIFIYHLPQEFADTEILQMFLPFGNVISAKVFVDRATNQSKCFGFVSFDNPASAQAAIQAMNGFQIGMKRLKVQLKRPKDANRPY, from the exons atgAAGGAGCCCGACGCCATCAAGCTGTTCGTGGGGCAGATCCCGCGGCACCTGGAGGAGCGAGACCTGAAGCCGCTGTTCGAGCAGTTCGGGAAGATCTACGAGCTCACGGTCATCAAGGACAAGTACACCGGGATGCACAAGG GATGCGCCTTCCTGACCTACTGCGCCCGCGAGTCGGCCCTGAAGGCGCAGAGCGCCCTGCACGAGCAGAAAACCCTCCCGGGG aTGAACCGGCCCATCCAGGTGAAGCCGGCGGACAGTGAGAGCCGAGGAG aggacCGCAAGCTCTTTGTGGGGATGCTGAGCAAGCAGCAGGCAGACGAGGACGTGCGCAAGATGTTTGAGCCCTTCGGCACCATCGACGAGTGCACGGTGCTGCGCGGCCCCGACGGCACCAGCAAAG GCTGCGCCTTCGTCAAGTTCCAGAGCCACGCGGAGGCCCAGGCTGCCATCGCCGCCCTCCATGGGAGCCGCACACTGCCG GGCGCCTCCTCCAGCCTAGTGGTGAAGTTTGCGGACACGGAGAAGGAGCGGGGCCTGCGGCGCATGCAGCAGGTCGCCAGCCAGCTGGGCATGTTCAGCCCCATCGCCCTCCAGTTCGGGGCCTACAGCGCCTACACGCAGGCG CTGATGCAGCAGCAGGCGGCCCTGGTGGCCGCCCACTCGGCCTACCTCAGCCCCATGGCCACCATGGCCGTCCAGATGCAGCACATGGGCACGGTCAACCCCAACGGGCTCATCGCCACCCCCTTGCCCCCCTCCTCAG GAACCAGCACGCCGCCGGCCATGGCCGCCACGCCAGTGCCCGCCATCGCCGCCCCGCTCAGCGTCAACGGGTACAGCCCGGTGCCCGCGCAGCCCGCGGGGCCGCCCGCGCCTGATGCCGTCTATGCTGGGGGGGTCCCCCCCTTTCCAG CCCAGagcccggccgcccccgcggACCCCCTGCAGCAGGCGTACGCTGGGATGCAGCACTACACAG CCGCCTACCCTGCAGCCTATGGGCTGGTGAGCCCGGCCTTTGCCCCCCCGGGGCCCCTGctcgcccccccgccccccccgcagcagcagcagcgtgaAG GCCCCGAGGGCTGTAACATCTTCATCTACCACCTGCCCCAGGAGTTCGCCGACACCGAGATCCTCCAGATGTTCCTGCCCTTCGGCAACGTCATCTCCGCCAAGGTCTTCGTCGACCGCGCCACCAACCAGAGCAAGTGCTTCG